One part of the Lycorma delicatula isolate Av1 chromosome 7, ASM4794821v1, whole genome shotgun sequence genome encodes these proteins:
- the LOC142327354 gene encoding uncharacterized protein LOC142327354 isoform X2 encodes MAEIKNKILYIYILFFISSLSAEQHDSFVNNYKEDEKSTKYNNINNLGDSELDNEDSIEENDDTLATYSQVRIGNDTLNELWIFIQSIKIELKKFEVLVEQREYDYKLVSFNLLDKKIEPSRNLIEYCTNCDPDLPNKFTYFMNYHKSFINNCKRIDNPKERFHQIVLYAMDYLNNLQFQINNEVSICQSMRPDAAESCFYNAYRHFEDEKVYFMNSQFYRIERELLEVADEIESFWFGCTIQAMSEVKRANSVLEKTLKCCKKNIYRSPCNHLQGIFNSALTINPYYSSDPDIYYLEVKYGGF; translated from the coding sequence CACGACTCTTTTGTGAATAATtataaagaagatgaaaaatcTACAaagtataacaatataaataatcttgGCGATTCTGAACTTGATAACGAAGATAGTATTGAAGAAAATGATGATACCCTAGCGACATACAGTCAAGTTCGTATTGGAAATGATACGTTAAATGAATTATGGATATTCATTCaaagtattaaaattgaattgaaaaaatttgaagttttagtgGAACAAAGAGAATACGACTATAAATTggtcagttttaatttattagataaaaagatTGAACCAAGTcgtaatttaatagaatattgcACAAATTGTGATCCTGATCTACcaaacaaatttacttattttatgaattatcataaatcatttataaataactgtaaaagaaTTGATAATCCTAAAGAAAGATTTCATCAAATTGTTCTTTATGCtatggattatttaaataatttacagttcCAAATAAATAACGAGGTATCTATATGCCAATCAATGCGTCCTGATGCAGctgaaagttgtttttataacGCTTATCGTCATTTTGAAGATGAAAAGGTATATTTTATGAATTCCCAATTCTACAGGATTGAAAGAGAACTATTAGAAGTAGCCGATGAAATAGAAAGTTTTTGGTTTGGTTGTACCATACAAGCTATGAGTGAAGTTAAAAGAGCTAATTCGGTTttggaaaaaacattaaaatgttgtaaaaaaaatatttatagaagtcCTTGTAATCATTTACAAGGTATATTTAATTCTGCACTGACTATTAACCCTTACTATTCCTCTGATCCTGATATATATTACTTAGAAGTCAAGTATGGTggattttaa
- the LOC142327354 gene encoding uncharacterized protein LOC142327354 isoform X1, translating into MAEIKNKILYIYILFFISSLSAEQHDSSMNIHKGDEKYANATNNSTQEFVDSVSKTVDNNETADINEKNDASKPTKIEIRFGDNNETADSNEKSDASKPTKIEIRFGDNNETADSNEKSDTSKPTEIEIRFGDNILKNVWLFIQNMINKLNAFEVLVEQKEYDYELVGFTVLDKLIEPSRNLIKTYLDLNCDMDLEKQIDDFLNYHKSSISFCRKQDNPKEIFRQINLSAMQYLDDLQIEITKEVSLCELMRPDKAQVCYNDAFRHAENEKIIFMNSYIYRIQREILDVSKEGESFWLDCTFKAVNEIDKANTILVKKLKHRKKNIHKKKPCKHLQKIFNSALRINPYTTDPGLYYLEKKHGGY; encoded by the coding sequence cATGATTCGTCGATGAATATTCATAAAGGAGACGAGAAATATGCTAATGCAACTAACAATTCCACACAAGAATTTGTTGATTCTGTATCTAAAACTGTAGATAATAATGAAACTgcagatattaatgaaaaaaatgatgctAGTAAACCAACAAAAATCGAAATACGTTTTGGTGATAATAATGAAACGGCAGACAGTAATGAAAAAAGTGATGCTAGTAAACCAACAAAAATCGAAATACGTTTTGGTGATAATAATGAAACGGCAGACAGTAATGAAAAAAGTGATACTAGTAAACCAACAGAAATCGAAATACGTTTTGgtgataatatattaaagaatgtttggttattcattcaaaatatgattaataaattaaacgcaTTTGAAGTTTTAGTTGAACAGAAAGAATATGATTATGAATTAGTCGGTTTTACTGTGTTGGataaattaattgaaccaagCCGTAATCTAATAAAAACCTATCTAGATCTAAATTGTGATATGGATCTAGAAAAacaaattgatgattttttaaattatcataaatcatCTATAAGCTTTTGTAGAAAGCAAGATAATCCTAAAGAGATATTCCGTCAAATTAATCTTAGTGCTATGCAATATTTAGATgatttacaaattgaaataacTAAAGAGGTATCTCTATGTGAATTAATGCGTCCTGATAAAGCACAAGTTTGTTATAATGATGCTTTTCGTCAcgctgaaaatgaaaaaataatttttatgaattcatatatttatagaattcaaAGAGAAATATTAGATGTTTCCAAAGAAGGAGAAAGTTTTTGGTTAGATTGTACATTTAAAGCTGTAAATGAAATTGACAAAGCTAATACaattttagtaaagaaattaaaacatcgtaaaaagaatattcataaaaaaaaaccttgtaaacatttacaaaaaatatttaattctgcaCTCAGGATTAATCCTTATACAACTGATCCtggtttatattatttagaaaaaaaacatggcggatattaa